One window of the Spea bombifrons isolate aSpeBom1 chromosome 8, aSpeBom1.2.pri, whole genome shotgun sequence genome contains the following:
- the LOC128504010 gene encoding uncharacterized protein LOC128504010, giving the protein MSTEALLHYPGSLSILDGETDFASGWTADDISSYDLDSQVQCKDPSVSLANNRLDSEDTRTVITESMSVTASDEEKLQLLNKNTELRKINAELMKLNQQWDEIYRNTTERMQHTTRALQDEVHNLRKHSDKLSLILEHEQNKREFYETSLLQEMKRNQKLQEYVRHLEKSLHYNILAHRGVSNVVDVSRTQSQTDLSTKPFPENSKEISNHCAKEGDHILKTKILNSQPSCKTSKGSQYRRCNSQHSTETEQDMNQLKEQLQALKCQTEIYAADYKIERFDRERMKTENEKLRKKEKEMREQMHILQEQLKIYEDDFQKERSDKQVLQRLLKSRPTTHEPTLVHRCNNEAHCNGSTRGSDKLSRVTNSRTKQ; this is encoded by the exons ATGAGTACAGAAGCACTCCTCCATTACCCAGGCTCACTTTCCATATTAGATGGTGAAACAGATTTTGCATCAGGTTGGACAGCAGATGACATCTCATCATATGACCTGGATAG CCAGGTCCAGTGCAAAGATCCTAGTGTCTCCCTGGCAAACAACAGATTGGACTCTGAGGACACTAGAACTGTTATCACAGAGAGTATGTCCGTTACTGCTTCTGATGAGGAAAAGCTTCAGCTTCTCAACAAGAATACAGAGCTCCGAAAAATCAATGCAGAG CTAATGAAACTGAATCAGCAGTGGGATGAGATTTATCGTAACACTACAGAAAGGATGCAGCATACAACCCGTGCCTTGCAAGATGAGGTCCACAACCTGAGAAAGCATAGTGACAAACTGAGCCTAATATTGGAGCATGAACAG AATAAAAGGGAGTTCTACGAGACCTCACTTCTCCAAGAAATGAAGAGGAATCAAAAACTGCAGGAATATGTAAGACACTTGGAGAAGTCTCTTCACTACAACATTCTTGCTCACCGTGGTGTGTCGAAT gtTGTGGACGTTTCAAGAACTCAAAGCCAAACAGATCTCTCCACCAAACCATTCCCTGAAAATTCTAAGGAAATTTCAAACCACTGTGCTAAGGAAGGAGATCATATTCTTAAAACAAAGATTCTGAATTCCCAACCTTCATGTAAAACCTCTAAGGGAAGCCAATATAGGAGATGCAACAGTCAACATAGCACTGAAACTGAGCAAGACATGAACCAGCTGAAGGAGCAGCTGCAAGCCCTTAAATGTCAG ACTGAGATTTATGCAGCAGATTATAAAATTGAACGCTTTGACCGTGAGCGCATGAAAACAGAGAATGAAAAACTAcgcaagaaagaaaaagaaatgagaGAGCAGATGCATATACTACAGGAGCAG CTGAAGATATACGAGGATGATTTCCAGAAGGAGCGCTCTGATAAGCAGGTCTTGCAGCGCCTTCTTAAGAGCCGCCCTACAACCCATGAACCAACTCTGGTCCATCGCTGCAACAATGAGGCCCATTGCAATGGCTCAACTCGGGGTAGTGATAAATTATCTAGGGTAACCAACAGTAGGACGAAGCAGTGA
- the LOC128504011 gene encoding ras-related GTP-binding protein A, which yields MPSTAMKKKVLLMGKSGSGKTSMRSIIFANYIARDTRRLGATIDVEHSHVRFLGNLVLNLWDCGGQDTFMENYFTSQRDNIFRNVEVLIYVFDVESRELEKDMHYYQSCLEAILQNSPDAKVFCLVHKMDLVQEDQRDLIFKEREEDLRRLSRPLDCACFRTSIWDETLYKAWSSIVYQLIPNVQQLESNLRNFAQIIEADEVLLFERATFLVISHYQCKEQRDIHRFEKISNIIKQFKLSCSKLAASFQSMEVRNSNFAAFIDIFTSNTYVMVVMSDPSIPSAATLINIRNARKHFEKLERVDGPKHSLLMR from the exons ATGCCCAGCACAGCCATGAAGAAGAAG GTTCTTTTAATGGGAAAAAGTGGATCTGGAAAGACCAGTATGAGATCCATAATCTTTGCAAACTACATTGCACGAGACACACGTCGGTTGGGCGCAACAA TTGATGTTGAGCACTCGCATGTCAGATTCTTGGGGAATTTAGTGCTGAACCTCTGGGACTGTGGTGG TCAGGACACATTCATGGAGAATTACTTCACTAGCCAGCGTGACAACATCTTCCGCAATGTAGAGGTTTTGATCTATGTGTTTGATGTGGAGAGCAGGGAGCTGGAGAAGGACATGCACTACTATCAGTCCTGCCTTGAAGCCATCCTTCAGAACTCCCCTGATGCCAAAGTGTTCTGCCTAGTACACAAAATGGATCTTGTGCAGGAAGACCAGAGGGACCTG ATTTTTAAAGAGCGTGAAGAGGATCTAAGGCGTCTTTCTAGGCCGCTAGATTGTGCTTGCTTTAGGACATCTATTTGGGATGAGACCTTGTACAAA GCATGGTCGAGCATCGTCTATCAACTTATTCCAAATGTACAGCAACTGGAATCCAATTTAAGAAACTTTGCTCAGATTATTGAGGCTGATGAGGTGCTGCTGTTTGAGAGAGCAACATTTCTG GTCATCTCCCATTACCAGTGTAAAGAGCAGAGGGATATCCACAGGTTTGAGAAGATCAGCAATATTATAAAGCAGTTTAAACTGAGCTGCAG TAAACTGGCTGCCTCATTCCAGAGTATGGAGGTTCGGAATTCTAACTTCGCTGCCTTCATAGACATCTTCACATCCAACACCTACGTTATGGTTGTGATGTCAGATCCTTCAATAC CATCTGCTGCAACCCTTATCAACATCCGCAATGCCAGAAAGCATTTTGAGAAGCTGGAACGTGTTGATGGTCCTAAACACAGCCTCCTGATGCGCTGA